One Nostoc sp. CENA543 genomic window, ACATCAAATCACCCTCTGAAAAAATATAAGTATATGTAGTAGCGTGGCAATTTTATATAGTTCTTGTGGTATTTTGGACGGGCTAGAAGCCCATCCTACAGGAGATTTTTTATCTAAAATTTTAGGTGTGTCAGTCTGATAGGGTGTGTTAGGCGTAAGCCGTAACTCACCCACAGGATGAGGCTACACATCTACAGTATTGATTCACGAATCAATTAGGAATCTTCTAGTAGCGAGGAAAAGCACCTTTATTGATTACCTATGATCATGAATTGTGTAGTATGAGTAATTAATAATTAGCATTACCAATTACTAATTACTCGTTAGTAATCTACACGCTATTATCGGACGCAGTATCAATGCTATTAGCGGCAGGTTCAAAAGCTGGGACTTCTTTTGCTTCTGCGAGTTCAGCTTTAGCTTCTGCAACTATGTCTTCCCAAGTTTCGCCGAGTTCAGCAAAAGCACCTTTGCTTTTTTCATAAGCCACGATTCCGCCTTTGATGATTGATTTGGCGATGGGTTTACCCACACCTGCAATTACAGGAAGTAAAACAGGAGCTAGTAAGACTGCGCCAATACCAGCAATGATTCCTGGCGCGCCTGCTTCTTCTACAAAGTCGGTGATTTTAGGCATAATTCATTCCTCCGAATCTATTGAAATGGAAAATCTGATTTTGAAAGCCTTCTAGCTTAATCTTGCTAGATTTAGCATCTCATCTCCCTGATGGCAGAGTTTTCTTGGCTGGATGTTTGAGGACTGGACGTAACCCGTTGACTCCAGCGACTATGGTTGAGCCATTGTTAATTACTGTTGCGGCTAAGGGGTTCAATCCAAATAACACAGCCATAACTAATGCTCCCAAGTTAGGTATAGCAACAATACCAGTGTTTTGCCGAATTAGTTGCTTGGCTTGACGAGCGATCGCGATCGCTTCTAACAATCCATGCAAGTTATTCTCCATCAACACTACGTCTGCTGTTTCACGGGCAATTTCTGAACCGTGGGCAAAGGATACAGAAACATCTGCATAGGCTAAAGCTGGGGAATCGTTAATCCCATCCCCTACAAATGCCACTGTTTTACCTTGTTCGTGCAGTTGACGGACTACTGTGGCTTTTTGTTCTGGAAAGGCTTCTGCGTGGGTGTGGCTGGGAGCAATTCCCAATTCGGCTGCAACAGCCTGGGCGGTGCGTTTGTTATCTCCGGTTAACATATGCACCTCTACACCTTCTACATTCATTAGTTGGGAGATGACTTCCCGGCTTTCTGGGCGAAGCACATC contains:
- a CDS encoding DUF5132 domain-containing protein, whose translation is MPKITDFVEEAGAPGIIAGIGAVLLAPVLLPVIAGVGKPIAKSIIKGGIVAYEKSKGAFAELGETWEDIVAEAKAELAEAKEVPAFEPAANSIDTASDNSV